A single window of Sphingobium sp. SCG-1 DNA harbors:
- a CDS encoding energy transducer TonB produces MLLTADREIMSGDAASGIMSPLHSTLSNNLPTSSTTRWTTSRYGARRSSRLPVITSVVLIHAFLIGALMQMRHNYIRHQEARMEVVNLMPPAAPPPAEKIPPPPSPPQVVAPPPVVQTPAPLVQVMTTPDAVPVPSVIAAAPTPAFSSSPPVVSPGPSAVQLGDLATRMLSGKPPRYPVESRKLREQGTVVLALTLDVDGCVAKVAIAQSSGFSRLDNAARDAVKRWRWEPTIRGGQPVSVKGIVEIPFVLKA; encoded by the coding sequence ATGCTGCTCACAGCAGATAGAGAGATCATGTCGGGTGACGCCGCTTCGGGAATTATGTCTCCACTTCACTCTACACTTTCAAACAATCTACCTACATCGTCCACTACCCGCTGGACTACCAGTCGTTATGGTGCGCGACGATCTTCCCGCCTGCCGGTGATTACTTCTGTGGTGCTAATCCATGCCTTCCTGATCGGTGCGCTGATGCAGATGCGCCATAACTACATTAGGCATCAGGAAGCGCGGATGGAGGTGGTAAACCTGATGCCGCCCGCCGCCCCTCCTCCCGCAGAGAAGATCCCGCCACCACCCTCGCCTCCGCAAGTCGTCGCGCCGCCGCCTGTCGTGCAAACACCAGCGCCCCTCGTGCAGGTGATGACTACGCCGGACGCTGTGCCTGTACCAAGCGTTATCGCGGCAGCACCGACGCCTGCCTTCTCTTCATCGCCGCCGGTCGTCTCTCCAGGGCCTAGCGCTGTTCAGCTTGGCGATTTGGCGACACGGATGCTGTCGGGTAAGCCGCCGCGATATCCGGTTGAAAGCCGCAAGCTACGGGAGCAGGGTACTGTAGTACTTGCGCTGACATTGGACGTGGACGGCTGCGTTGCGAAGGTAGCTATTGCACAGAGCAGCGGCTTCAGTCGGCTCGACAACGCGGCACGCGACGCGGTAAAGCGGTGGCGATGGGAGCCGACGATCCGCGGCGGTCAACCTGTATCGGTGAAAGGGATCGTAGAAATTCCCTTCGTGCTGAAAGCCTGA
- a CDS encoding Fe2+-dependent dioxygenase produces the protein MLIAIPDLLDATRVENIRSLMDSAAWIDGNATSGHQSALAKRNLQLPETAPEAKAAGDIILDALAQCPLFIAAALPLKIFPPLFNSYAGGQAFGTHVDNGVRVQSGTGFRVRADLSITVFLEPPEEYDGGELTIETAFGVQQVKLPAGHAVLYPSSSLHRVEPVTQGRRVASFFWMQSMIREDAERQILFDLDSSIQALAANAGHGDPQVIRLTGVYHNLLRRWADA, from the coding sequence ATGCTGATTGCCATTCCCGATCTGCTCGACGCTACGCGTGTCGAGAATATTCGCTCATTGATGGATTCCGCCGCCTGGATAGATGGCAACGCTACGTCCGGGCATCAGTCGGCTTTGGCGAAACGCAACCTGCAACTGCCGGAGACTGCGCCCGAAGCGAAGGCTGCGGGCGACATCATTCTCGACGCCCTCGCGCAGTGCCCTCTGTTCATCGCGGCGGCACTGCCGCTCAAGATATTCCCTCCGCTGTTCAACAGCTACGCTGGAGGGCAAGCATTTGGCACGCACGTGGATAATGGCGTGCGCGTCCAATCGGGCACTGGCTTTCGCGTCCGTGCCGACCTGTCGATCACTGTTTTTCTGGAGCCACCGGAAGAGTATGACGGCGGTGAACTGACAATCGAGACCGCATTTGGCGTGCAACAGGTGAAGCTGCCCGCAGGCCACGCAGTGCTGTACCCATCCTCTTCGCTACACCGGGTAGAGCCAGTGACGCAAGGACGCCGGGTAGCGAGCTTCTTCTGGATGCAGTCGATGATCCGCGAAGATGCCGAGCGGCAGATCCTGTTCGACCTCGACAGCAGCATTCAAGCGCTGGCGGCAAACGCAGGGCATGGCGATCCGCAAGTCATTCGCCTGACGGGCGTATACCACAATCTTCTGCGACGATGGGCGGACGCCTAG
- a CDS encoding VOC family protein — MTGKIRNVLWFDHGEARKAAEFYASVFPDSYVGAVMEAPGDYPSGEKGDELTVEFSVLGSPFMGLAGGPDFKPNEAVSFMVETEDQAETDRYWNAIVENGGSESACGWCKDRWGFSWQITPRILNEGVNDPDPAVAKRVFDAMMTMRKIDVAMIERARRGDT, encoded by the coding sequence GTGACAGGCAAAATCAGGAACGTCTTGTGGTTCGACCACGGTGAGGCGCGAAAAGCGGCGGAATTCTATGCAAGTGTCTTTCCCGACAGTTACGTCGGAGCAGTCATGGAGGCGCCCGGAGACTATCCCTCGGGCGAGAAAGGCGATGAGCTTACCGTTGAGTTCTCGGTCCTGGGTTCACCTTTCATGGGGTTGGCTGGTGGTCCTGACTTCAAGCCCAACGAAGCTGTATCCTTCATGGTAGAGACGGAGGATCAGGCCGAAACCGATCGGTATTGGAACGCCATCGTAGAGAACGGAGGTTCCGAGAGCGCTTGCGGCTGGTGCAAGGATCGATGGGGTTTCTCGTGGCAGATTACGCCTCGCATTCTTAACGAAGGGGTCAACGATCCGGACCCGGCGGTCGCCAAGCGAGTATTCGACGCAATGATGACGATGCGCAAAATCGACGTTGCAATGATAGAGCGAGCGCGCCGTGGAGACACTTGA
- a CDS encoding GNAT family N-acetyltransferase, producing the protein MTTPPTLHTDRLTLRPHLLSDFDDVYALWSDPVTVRFIAGGKPQDAQAAWFRILRHAGLWALAGYGSWVFADRQTGEYVGSGGLLEAKRGIAELEGVPEVGWAIRSDRAGQGLATEGVHATLAWADAHLDAPATRCIIDPGNIPSIKVALNCGFHETAQLVDGETPLILMQRTRGG; encoded by the coding sequence ATGACGACGCCTCCTACGCTCCACACAGACCGCCTTACCCTGCGCCCGCATCTCCTGTCGGACTTTGACGATGTTTACGCGCTGTGGTCCGATCCCGTGACCGTTCGGTTCATCGCTGGAGGCAAGCCGCAGGATGCACAGGCGGCATGGTTCCGCATTCTGCGCCACGCGGGTCTCTGGGCGCTGGCGGGCTATGGCTCGTGGGTATTCGCCGATCGGCAGACCGGCGAATATGTCGGCAGTGGCGGGCTTCTGGAAGCCAAGCGGGGCATAGCCGAGTTGGAGGGCGTGCCGGAAGTCGGTTGGGCCATCCGTTCAGACCGGGCGGGGCAGGGCCTTGCCACCGAAGGCGTCCACGCTACGCTCGCCTGGGCCGATGCGCATCTGGACGCCCCCGCCACGCGCTGCATCATTGATCCCGGCAACATCCCGTCGATCAAGGTCGCGCTGAACTGCGGCTTCCACGAAACGGCGCAGCTCGTGGATGGCGAAACGCCCCTGATCCTGATGCAGCGGACGCGGGGAGGGTAG
- a CDS encoding metal-dependent hydrolase, with protein MSSPISSRTPADLSIAPRDRRFGRGQTGEGVQKRWWLGGDPVATAFYNALSVTFPRGEAFFVDSVRAFREDMPPRLQKEINAFIKQEVIHSREHVAFNRRVTDAGYDVSFLEQDVIDSLEEIKGRPRIADLAATMALEHFTAILAHQLLANPSHLEQADAESRELWRWHAIEEIEHKGVAYDTWTYATRHWTRFKRWKVKSVVMLLVTKRFFHHRTRGVLELLRQDGLTGPGTWARMAWFAFGNPGMVRKIVGAWVGYFLPGFHPWNHDDRALIALASSDYADAALPETALA; from the coding sequence ATGTCCTCGCCTATCTCTTCGCGCACACCGGCGGACTTGTCCATCGCGCCGCGTGATCGCCGCTTTGGTCGTGGTCAGACGGGGGAGGGCGTCCAGAAGCGCTGGTGGCTGGGCGGCGATCCTGTGGCGACGGCATTCTACAATGCGTTGTCTGTGACATTTCCGCGTGGGGAGGCATTCTTCGTCGATAGCGTCCGCGCTTTCCGAGAGGACATGCCGCCGCGTTTGCAGAAGGAAATCAATGCCTTCATCAAACAGGAAGTCATTCACAGCCGGGAGCATGTGGCATTCAATCGCCGCGTGACCGATGCAGGCTATGACGTGTCGTTCCTTGAGCAGGACGTGATCGATTCACTGGAGGAGATCAAAGGCCGGCCCAGGATTGCGGACCTTGCCGCCACCATGGCGCTCGAACATTTTACCGCCATTCTGGCGCATCAGTTGCTGGCGAACCCGAGTCATCTGGAACAGGCCGACGCGGAGTCGCGGGAATTGTGGCGCTGGCACGCCATAGAAGAAATTGAGCATAAGGGGGTCGCCTACGACACCTGGACATATGCGACACGCCACTGGACGCGCTTCAAGCGCTGGAAAGTGAAGTCGGTGGTGATGCTGCTCGTCACCAAGCGCTTCTTCCATCACCGCACGCGCGGGGTTCTGGAACTGTTGCGGCAGGACGGGCTTACCGGCCCCGGCACCTGGGCGCGCATGGCGTGGTTCGCGTTCGGCAATCCGGGCATGGTGCGCAAGATCGTCGGCGCGTGGGTCGGTTATTTCCTGCCCGGTTTCCATCCGTGGAACCATGACGATCGCGCGCTGATCGCCCTTGCGTCCAGCGATTATGCGGACGCGGCGCTGCCGGAAACGGCTCTTGCCTAG
- a CDS encoding TetR/AcrR family transcriptional regulator — MSIVRRRLNPMESRAAALEAARALLLEAGPQAVTLKAVAARIGRTHANLLHHFGSASGLQKALAGYLADVITATIGEAVKKARRGEVEPRAIVDLTFDAFDKEGAGALASWMMASGNEDALDPVVEAIHRLVDELSANEPDRPQIAEHTLALVLSALGDSMMGAPMAKALGLPRTMARDLATRTLFTSMALAESPEVDAALTHWMKANTLGTETS, encoded by the coding sequence ATGTCAATAGTGCGCCGACGCCTCAACCCCATGGAGAGCCGCGCCGCCGCGCTGGAGGCGGCTCGTGCGCTGCTCCTCGAAGCGGGACCGCAGGCGGTGACGCTGAAAGCGGTTGCGGCGCGCATTGGCCGCACGCACGCCAATCTGTTGCATCATTTCGGATCGGCGTCAGGATTGCAGAAGGCACTGGCGGGCTATTTGGCGGACGTGATTACCGCGACCATTGGCGAGGCGGTGAAGAAGGCAAGGCGCGGCGAAGTCGAACCGCGCGCCATCGTCGACCTGACGTTCGACGCATTCGACAAGGAAGGCGCGGGCGCGCTGGCATCTTGGATGATGGCGTCGGGCAATGAGGATGCGCTGGACCCTGTGGTGGAGGCTATTCACCGCCTGGTGGACGAATTGTCGGCGAACGAACCCGATCGCCCGCAGATTGCGGAACATACGCTGGCCCTGGTGCTGAGCGCGCTGGGCGATTCGATGATGGGCGCGCCGATGGCCAAAGCGCTGGGCCTCCCCCGCACGATGGCGCGCGATCTGGCGACGCGGACGCTGTTCACGTCGATGGCGCTCGCCGAATCACCGGAGGTCGACGCGGCGCTGACCCACTGGATGAAAGCCAACACGCTTGGGACTGAGACAAGCTGA
- the obgE gene encoding GTPase ObgE has product MHFLDQAKIYLRSGSGGPGAVSFRREMYVEYGGPDGGNGGKGGDIIFEAVEGLNTLIDFRYTQHFKAQRGTPGMGKNRYGAGGDDLIIKVPIGTQVIADDGEGTVLADFTVAGERVVFLRGGDGGRGNMSYKTSTNRAPRQHGTGWPGEEMWVWLRLKLLADVGLVGLPNAGKSTFINQVSNAKAKVGDYPFTTTKPQLGVVSHKGREFVLADIPGLIEGAAEGAGIGDRFLGHIERCRVLLHLVDATQDDPVQAWNIVQDELAAYGAGLDEKPQLLALNKGDLLGPELMEDIASQMREAGAEEIFIISGGTGAGVSELLDRVIPELGPEQRNASTYRMDIDPEEEQGEPEPWSPL; this is encoded by the coding sequence ATGCATTTTCTAGACCAGGCAAAAATCTATCTCCGCTCCGGCAGCGGCGGCCCCGGCGCCGTCAGCTTTCGCCGAGAGATGTATGTGGAATATGGCGGCCCCGACGGTGGCAACGGCGGCAAGGGCGGCGACATCATCTTCGAGGCAGTCGAAGGGCTGAACACCCTGATCGATTTCCGCTACACGCAACACTTCAAGGCCCAGCGCGGTACGCCCGGCATGGGCAAGAACCGCTACGGCGCAGGTGGCGACGATCTGATTATCAAGGTGCCGATCGGCACGCAGGTGATCGCCGACGACGGCGAAGGCACCGTGCTGGCCGATTTCACCGTGGCGGGCGAGCGAGTCGTGTTCCTGCGCGGCGGCGATGGCGGGCGCGGCAACATGTCGTACAAGACCAGCACAAATCGCGCGCCGCGCCAGCACGGCACCGGATGGCCGGGCGAGGAAATGTGGGTGTGGCTGCGGCTGAAGCTGCTCGCCGACGTCGGACTGGTCGGCCTGCCCAATGCGGGCAAGTCCACCTTCATCAATCAGGTGAGCAACGCCAAGGCGAAGGTCGGCGACTATCCCTTCACTACCACTAAGCCGCAACTGGGTGTCGTGAGCCACAAGGGGCGTGAGTTCGTGCTGGCCGACATTCCCGGCCTGATCGAAGGCGCGGCGGAAGGCGCGGGGATAGGGGACCGCTTCCTTGGGCATATCGAGAGATGCCGCGTGCTGCTGCATCTGGTCGATGCGACGCAGGACGATCCGGTACAGGCGTGGAACATCGTGCAGGACGAACTGGCGGCCTATGGCGCGGGACTGGACGAGAAGCCGCAGTTGCTGGCGCTGAACAAGGGCGACTTGCTCGGACCGGAATTGATGGAGGACATTGCGAGCCAGATGCGGGAGGCCGGCGCGGAGGAAATCTTCATCATTTCGGGCGGCACTGGCGCTGGCGTATCCGAACTGCTGGACAGGGTGATCCCGGAACTGGGACCGGAGCAGCGCAACGCCAGCACGTATCGCATGGACATCGATCCCGAGGAGGAACAGGGGGAACCGGAACCGTGGTCGCCGCTGTAA
- the proB gene encoding glutamate 5-kinase → MTLAGFPPALCRRIVIKIGSALLVDPQGNPREVWLRTLVGEVAARRDAGQQVIIVSSGAIALGARRLGLAKGGRGSLEDAQAAAAVGQIALSQAWAMLLGERGITAAQMLVTLDDLENRRRYLNASATLERLLSLGAVPVVNENDSVATAEIRFGDNDRLAARIGQAARADAVVLLSDVDGLYTANPHVDASAMLVENVDRIDASVMAMADGESGSGMGSGGMRSKIEAAKIATGAGAHLAIISGHVDAPLGCWTDGGRGTIFHAAESRRARKTWLAGRLTTRGHITVDAGAERALANGNSLLPIGVRKVTGTFARGDVVDIVTEDGRVLARGLSEYDSSDAVQIAGKRSEDIAAILSDVPRSVLIHRDHMVLLAQ, encoded by the coding sequence ATGACGCTCGCCGGGTTCCCCCCTGCCCTCTGCCGCAGGATCGTCATCAAGATCGGCTCGGCTCTCTTGGTCGATCCGCAGGGAAACCCGCGCGAGGTTTGGCTCCGCACGCTCGTCGGCGAAGTCGCGGCACGGCGGGATGCAGGGCAGCAGGTCATCATCGTGTCGTCCGGCGCCATAGCGCTTGGCGCACGGCGGCTTGGCCTTGCCAAAGGTGGACGCGGCAGCCTGGAGGATGCACAAGCCGCCGCCGCCGTGGGCCAGATCGCGCTGTCACAGGCGTGGGCGATGCTGCTCGGCGAACGCGGCATCACCGCCGCACAGATGTTGGTGACGCTGGACGACCTTGAAAACCGGCGGCGTTATCTCAATGCCTCCGCCACGCTGGAGCGGCTGCTGTCGCTGGGTGCGGTGCCGGTAGTGAACGAGAATGACAGCGTGGCGACGGCGGAAATCCGCTTCGGCGACAATGACCGGCTGGCGGCACGGATCGGGCAGGCCGCTCGGGCTGACGCGGTTGTGCTGCTGTCTGACGTGGACGGGCTTTACACGGCCAATCCGCACGTCGATGCGAGCGCGATGCTGGTGGAAAATGTGGACAGAATTGACGCGAGTGTCATGGCGATGGCCGATGGTGAATCTGGGTCCGGCATGGGATCGGGCGGTATGCGCTCCAAGATCGAGGCCGCGAAAATCGCGACCGGCGCGGGCGCGCATCTGGCCATCATATCCGGCCACGTCGATGCGCCGCTGGGCTGCTGGACTGATGGTGGACGCGGCACCATCTTCCATGCGGCGGAGAGCCGCCGGGCCCGCAAAACCTGGTTGGCCGGGCGATTGACGACGCGCGGGCACATCACGGTCGACGCCGGCGCAGAGCGCGCACTGGCCAACGGCAACAGTCTGCTCCCTATAGGCGTGCGCAAAGTGACAGGCACGTTCGCACGCGGCGATGTGGTCGATATCGTCACGGAAGATGGCCGTGTGCTGGCGCGCGGGCTGTCCGAATATGACAGCAGCGACGCTGTGCAGATCGCGGGCAAGCGCAGCGAGGATATCGCCGCGATATTGAGCGACGTTCCCCGCTCGGTCCTCATCCACCGCGATCACATGGTGCTGCTGGCCCAATGA
- a CDS encoding NAD-dependent epimerase/dehydratase family protein codes for MTPFRLAVTGATGFVGAATLDLAIGVGIKINALTRKPQFPRRGVTWTPGELGDRASLERLMEDADAVLHIAGVVNAADRKGFAAGNVTGTINVVDAARRSGVRRIVHVSSLAAREPQLSDYGWSKELAERHVMASALDWTIVRPPAIYGPGDREMLDLFRMATKGFVMLPPGGRLSVIEVGDLARLLLALTEDRGESIAQIYEVDDGTRGGLSHADFGRAIGKALHREVRPVATPRWLLNVAAVTDRMLRGRKAKLTQDRVAYFCHPDWVSRAEMAPPAAIWRPKVTLEAGLKATVAGYRAKNWIK; via the coding sequence ATGACGCCGTTTCGATTGGCCGTGACCGGCGCGACGGGCTTCGTCGGCGCCGCTACTCTCGACCTTGCGATCGGCGTAGGGATCAAGATCAACGCCCTGACGCGCAAGCCGCAATTTCCGCGCCGGGGCGTCACATGGACGCCGGGCGAACTGGGCGACCGCGCAAGCCTTGAGCGGCTGATGGAAGATGCCGACGCCGTGTTGCACATAGCCGGAGTGGTGAACGCGGCGGACCGCAAGGGCTTTGCCGCAGGCAATGTCACCGGCACGATCAATGTCGTTGACGCCGCCCGGCGCAGCGGTGTGCGACGCATCGTCCATGTCTCCTCTCTGGCGGCGCGAGAACCGCAGCTTTCGGACTATGGCTGGTCGAAGGAACTGGCCGAGCGGCATGTGATGGCGAGTGCGCTCGACTGGACCATCGTGCGGCCACCCGCCATCTATGGTCCGGGCGACCGGGAGATGCTCGACCTGTTCAGGATGGCGACCAAGGGCTTCGTGATGCTGCCACCCGGCGGGCGTCTATCGGTCATTGAAGTCGGCGATCTGGCGCGGCTGTTGCTGGCGCTGACCGAGGATCGGGGCGAGAGCATCGCGCAGATCTACGAAGTGGACGACGGCACGCGCGGCGGACTCAGCCATGCCGACTTTGGGCGCGCCATCGGCAAGGCGCTGCATCGCGAGGTGCGACCCGTCGCCACGCCACGCTGGTTGCTGAACGTCGCCGCCGTCACCGACCGCATGCTGCGCGGACGCAAGGCAAAGCTGACGCAGGACCGTGTCGCCTATTTCTGTCATCCCGACTGGGTGTCACGCGCGGAGATGGCGCCGCCCGCCGCGATCTGGAGGCCAAAGGTGACGCTCGAA